A stretch of the Candidatus Binatus sp. genome encodes the following:
- a CDS encoding MaoC family dehydratase N-terminal domain-containing protein, which produces MEAKYFEDWRVGEQIETMGRTVGDSEISQFVALGGFYEEIFMNQDFIAKSGPYPTRIAPGALIFAFAEGLIILTGCIHRIGMALISVDEMNFKRPLKVGDTMRVRVSVVETRKTSKPDRGIVTFEHTVLNQNDEEVMECRVKRMLRCRNA; this is translated from the coding sequence ATGGAAGCGAAGTACTTCGAGGATTGGCGCGTCGGCGAGCAGATCGAGACGATGGGCCGCACGGTGGGCGACAGCGAGATTTCGCAATTCGTAGCACTGGGCGGTTTTTACGAAGAGATTTTCATGAACCAGGATTTCATCGCGAAGTCCGGGCCTTATCCGACGCGAATCGCGCCCGGCGCGCTGATTTTTGCATTCGCCGAGGGACTCATCATTTTGACCGGGTGCATCCACCGCATCGGGATGGCGCTGATCTCGGTGGATGAGATGAATTTCAAGCGTCCGCTCAAAGTTGGCGACACGATGCGCGTGCGGGTTTCCGTAGTCGAGACGCGGAAAACGAGCAAGCCCGATCGGGGAATCGTGACGTTCGAGCATACGGTGCTGAATCAGAACGACGAGGAAGTTATGGAATGCCGGGTGAAGCGGATGCTGCGTTGCCGCAACGCGTGA
- a CDS encoding SDR family NAD(P)-dependent oxidoreductase: MKLENKVAVITGGGSGMGKASALLFAAEGAKVAVVDLDERAAAETASEINSAGRQATAIRADVSKEKDAENMIAAAEKRFGTPTIIFNNAGIEGESAYISKMTEDAFDRVIAINLRGVFLGMKYVLPGMIKAGGGSIVNQASIAGMVAVRGGVAYCAAKAGVIAMTRVAALENARYNIRVNCICPGGIETAMAKRIRKGAPPDPKAVSRISVLNRMGQPEEIAKMALFLASDDASFATGAPFVVDGGWTIS, translated from the coding sequence ATGAAACTCGAAAACAAAGTGGCGGTGATAACCGGCGGCGGTTCCGGCATGGGAAAAGCGTCGGCGCTGCTGTTCGCGGCGGAAGGCGCGAAAGTCGCCGTGGTCGATCTGGATGAACGAGCGGCGGCTGAAACCGCGAGCGAGATCAATTCGGCGGGCAGACAGGCGACTGCGATTCGCGCCGACGTGTCGAAGGAGAAAGACGCCGAGAACATGATCGCGGCGGCCGAGAAGCGCTTCGGCACGCCGACAATCATTTTCAACAATGCCGGAATCGAGGGCGAGTCGGCCTACATCTCCAAGATGACCGAAGATGCTTTCGACCGCGTGATCGCGATCAATCTGCGCGGCGTGTTCCTCGGGATGAAGTACGTGCTGCCCGGCATGATCAAGGCGGGCGGCGGCTCGATCGTGAACCAGGCGTCGATTGCCGGGATGGTCGCGGTGCGTGGCGGGGTCGCATACTGCGCGGCGAAGGCGGGCGTGATCGCGATGACGCGCGTCGCGGCGCTCGAAAATGCGCGCTACAACATCCGCGTGAACTGTATTTGCCCCGGCGGAATCGAAACCGCGATGGCCAAGCGAATCCGCAAAGGCGCGCCGCCCGATCCGAAAGCAGTCAGCAGAATTTCGGTGCTCAATCGCATGGGACAGCCGGAAGAGATCGCGAAGATGGCGCTGTTCCTCGCGAGCGACGACGCCTCGTTTGCGACCGGCGCGCCGTTCGTCGTTGACGGCGGCTGGACGATCTCATGA
- a CDS encoding Zn-ribbon domain-containing OB-fold protein, with protein MAEASTEYRRPLPRRQGYAREFYDYCRRHELRFQRCTDCATWRHIPRDMCANCGSFRAEWAKSSGRGKVFSWTTVMQPMLPQFADVPYSPAIIELEEGLRMLSFVVNVKPDELAIDMPVEVWFDDVTEEVTLPKFKHVAAA; from the coding sequence ATGGCCGAAGCGAGCACTGAGTATCGGCGTCCGCTGCCGCGGCGCCAGGGATACGCGCGCGAGTTTTACGATTATTGCCGGCGCCACGAATTGCGGTTCCAGCGCTGCACCGATTGCGCGACGTGGCGGCACATCCCGCGCGACATGTGCGCGAATTGCGGTTCGTTCCGCGCGGAGTGGGCAAAATCGTCGGGCCGCGGCAAAGTCTTTTCGTGGACTACGGTCATGCAGCCGATGCTGCCGCAATTCGCCGACGTGCCGTACAGTCCAGCGATCATCGAGCTTGAAGAGGGCCTGCGGATGCTCAGTTTCGTCGTCAACGTCAAGCCCGACGAGCTGGCAATCGACATGCCGGTCGAAGTTTGGTTCGACGACGTGACCGAAGAGGTCACGCTGCCGAAATTCAAGCACGTCGCGGCGGCGTAG
- a CDS encoding nuclear transport factor 2 family protein: MKSTDELVTELADREAIRDLPVRYCDCVWQNDLKTMVELFAEDGFFVVKGREREAVTKGRAELLKMYQGALSEMTPRPYIHNHVVNLQSKTKANGRCYVELRSASKNMEWIGTGFYDDDYVKVGDKWHFASRRFTSIRLPERAVAASTKS; this comes from the coding sequence ATGAAATCGACGGACGAACTGGTTACCGAGCTTGCCGATCGCGAGGCGATTCGCGACCTCCCGGTGCGCTACTGCGACTGCGTGTGGCAGAACGACTTGAAGACGATGGTCGAGCTGTTCGCGGAGGATGGATTCTTCGTCGTCAAGGGGCGCGAGCGCGAGGCGGTCACCAAGGGGCGCGCCGAGCTGCTCAAGATGTACCAGGGCGCGCTGAGCGAAATGACGCCGCGTCCGTACATCCACAATCACGTCGTGAATCTGCAGAGCAAGACCAAGGCGAACGGTCGGTGCTACGTCGAATTGCGCAGCGCGTCGAAAAATATGGAATGGATTGGCACCGGCTTTTACGACGACGATTACGTGAAAGTCGGCGATAAGTGGCACTTCGCGTCGCGGCGTTTCACCAGTATCAGGCTGCCGGAACGCGCGGTTGCGGCCAGCACCAAATCTTAA
- a CDS encoding glucose 1-dehydrogenase: MAGILEGKVALITGAGSGIGRATSRIFAREGAKLVLADVVEEGVVQTHAMIGDTGGVSIFLKADVSKPGDVESAVAKAVEKYGRIDCAFNNAGIEGQSGLTHECTEENWNRVIAINLTGVWLCMKAEIAQMLKQGGGGAIVNTSSGAGLIGVSGMPAYVAAKHGVAGLTRAAAIEYGRHNIRVNAVCPGPIRTPMMERLLGNRPEAEQRFARGGPLKRLGEAEEIGEAVAWLCSDHASYVTGLPMPVDGGFLAQ; encoded by the coding sequence ATGGCTGGAATCCTGGAAGGTAAAGTCGCGCTGATAACCGGCGCGGGGTCGGGAATCGGACGAGCGACGTCGCGAATCTTCGCCCGCGAAGGAGCAAAATTGGTGCTGGCGGATGTCGTCGAAGAAGGCGTCGTGCAGACGCATGCGATGATCGGCGATACCGGCGGCGTATCGATTTTCCTGAAGGCCGACGTCTCCAAACCCGGCGATGTCGAGTCGGCGGTCGCGAAAGCAGTCGAGAAGTATGGACGGATCGATTGCGCATTCAACAATGCGGGTATCGAAGGGCAGAGCGGCCTCACTCACGAGTGCACTGAGGAAAACTGGAATCGCGTCATCGCGATAAACCTGACGGGCGTGTGGCTCTGCATGAAGGCGGAGATCGCGCAGATGCTGAAGCAAGGCGGCGGTGGCGCGATCGTGAACACTTCGTCGGGCGCAGGACTGATTGGCGTCAGCGGGATGCCGGCTTATGTCGCGGCGAAGCATGGCGTCGCGGGGCTCACGCGCGCGGCGGCAATCGAGTACGGCCGGCATAACATCAGGGTCAATGCGGTTTGTCCGGGACCGATTCGCACGCCGATGATGGAGCGCCTGCTCGGCAACCGTCCAGAGGCGGAGCAGCGTTTCGCGCGCGGCGGACCGCTAAAAAGGCTCGGCGAGGCGGAAGAGATCGGCGAGGCAGTCGCCTGGTTGTGCTCGGATCACGCATCCTACGTGACCGGGCTGCCGATGCCGGTGGATGGCGGGTTCCTCGCGCAATAG
- a CDS encoding LLM class flavin-dependent oxidoreductase, whose translation MKFGLLYEMETPRPWHDRSEYNVYWEALAQIELADRIGIDYVWEVEHHFLEEYSHSPAPEVFYGAVTQRTKNIRIAHGVRLLPFQFNHPIKIAEQAAVLDIMSNGRVDLGTGRSTTSQELDGFNVDYDRTRAEVREALEIIVKAWTEEILEFDGKLMKIPPRRVVPKPIQKPHPPMWMACVAPDSYPMAGDRGLGVLSFSLNFEFVVEAVASYRKASANRTDQIPKVANEAFGGLIVCHVAENKEDEAVGMDGARWFFHNVGELFKPLIAKNQLYSYEYLRNLMAVDKDPNDLTDAELKQHPMIVVGNPDEVIRKLETFDKAGIDQVICFKQAGRIPHQKIMNSLKMMAKHVLPHFNPHRVVATDELQSAAAR comes from the coding sequence ATGAAATTCGGACTACTCTACGAAATGGAGACGCCGCGGCCGTGGCATGATCGAAGTGAGTATAACGTTTATTGGGAAGCGCTCGCGCAAATAGAATTGGCGGACCGCATCGGAATCGACTACGTGTGGGAAGTCGAGCACCATTTTCTCGAGGAATACTCGCACAGCCCGGCGCCGGAAGTCTTTTACGGGGCGGTGACGCAGCGCACCAAGAATATCCGGATCGCGCATGGCGTGCGGCTGCTGCCATTCCAGTTCAATCATCCGATCAAAATTGCCGAGCAGGCCGCCGTGCTCGATATCATGAGCAACGGGCGCGTCGATCTGGGCACCGGCCGTTCGACGACGTCGCAGGAACTGGATGGCTTCAACGTTGACTACGATCGTACGCGCGCGGAAGTGCGCGAGGCGCTCGAAATAATCGTCAAGGCGTGGACCGAAGAGATCCTCGAATTCGACGGCAAGCTGATGAAGATTCCACCGCGGCGCGTGGTGCCCAAGCCGATCCAGAAACCTCATCCGCCGATGTGGATGGCGTGTGTCGCGCCGGACAGCTATCCGATGGCGGGCGATCGCGGACTCGGCGTGCTGAGCTTCAGCCTCAACTTCGAGTTCGTGGTGGAGGCGGTCGCGAGTTATCGCAAGGCCTCGGCCAATCGCACCGACCAGATTCCGAAAGTTGCGAACGAAGCGTTCGGCGGCCTGATCGTCTGTCACGTCGCTGAAAATAAAGAGGATGAGGCGGTGGGGATGGATGGCGCGCGCTGGTTCTTTCACAACGTCGGCGAGTTGTTCAAACCGCTGATCGCGAAAAACCAGCTCTACTCGTATGAGTATCTGCGCAACCTGATGGCGGTGGACAAGGATCCCAACGATCTTACCGACGCCGAACTGAAGCAGCATCCGATGATTGTGGTGGGCAATCCCGACGAGGTAATCCGCAAGCTCGAAACGTTCGACAAAGCCGGCATCGATCAGGTGATATGCTTCAAGCAGGCTGGTCGCATCCCGCATCAGAAGATCATGAACTCGCTGAAGATGATGGCGAAACACGTGCTGCCGCACTTCAATCCGCATCGGGTCGTCGCGACTGACGAATTGCAGAGCGCGGCCGCGCGTTAA
- a CDS encoding glycoside hydrolase family 15 protein, with protein sequence MRIEDYALIGNTRTAALVGRDGSIDWLCMPRFDSAACFASILGNRDNGRWLLAPKDEPKAVRRRYSDGTLILETEFETAHGAARVIDLMPVAEHRDRVDVVRIVKGINGTVSMRMEAIFRFNYGRTVPWMRRRDYGYNAIAGPDAVALRASVPMRGKDFTTVADFEVAAGQTEWFTLTWYPSHEAVPHLREAAHMLEETEAWWREWLGRCSVDGEWRDACVRSLITLKALTYGPTGGIVAAPTTSLPESIGGPRNWDYRFCWLRDATFTLYALLTSGYVDEAREWREWLLRAIAGDPKDMQIMYGLAGERTLPEFEIPWLTGYEGSRPVRIGNAAHLQFQLDVYGEVMDALYVSRGAGIRENEEAWRLQRELMDFLETGWKQPDEGIWEVRGPRQHFTHSKVMAWLAVDRAVKEIEKFHAHGPVARWRALRSEIHDDVCRRGFDAERNSFVQHYGSKNLDASLLMIPLVGFLPPGDFRVQGTLEAIQRELLNDGLVKRYSTSTGVDGLPPGEGAFLPCTFWYADNLAVAGRYREAREVFERLLSLRNDVGLLAEEYDFRAQRQVGNFPQAFTHVSLINTAHNLTRLQGPAMHRSQEPAIASTNESHPSDRR encoded by the coding sequence ATGCGGATTGAAGACTACGCGCTGATCGGAAATACGCGGACGGCGGCGCTGGTCGGGCGCGACGGCTCAATCGACTGGTTGTGCATGCCGCGTTTCGACTCGGCGGCGTGCTTCGCTTCGATCCTCGGCAATCGCGACAACGGCCGGTGGCTGCTCGCGCCCAAGGATGAGCCCAAAGCCGTCCGCCGACGCTACTCCGACGGCACCCTGATTCTCGAGACTGAGTTCGAAACTGCGCACGGCGCCGCCAGGGTGATCGATTTGATGCCGGTCGCGGAGCACAGAGATCGCGTCGACGTGGTCAGGATCGTCAAAGGGATCAACGGCACCGTCTCGATGCGCATGGAGGCGATCTTCAGGTTCAATTACGGGCGAACGGTGCCGTGGATGCGGCGACGCGATTACGGTTACAACGCGATCGCGGGGCCCGACGCGGTGGCGCTGCGAGCGTCGGTGCCGATGCGCGGCAAGGATTTTACGACCGTTGCCGACTTCGAGGTGGCGGCCGGTCAGACGGAGTGGTTCACGCTGACCTGGTATCCGTCGCACGAAGCGGTGCCGCATCTGAGAGAAGCCGCGCACATGCTCGAGGAAACGGAAGCGTGGTGGCGCGAGTGGCTCGGGCGATGCTCCGTGGACGGCGAATGGCGCGACGCCTGCGTGCGTTCGCTCATCACGTTGAAGGCACTGACTTACGGACCAACCGGCGGGATCGTCGCGGCGCCGACGACCTCACTGCCCGAGTCGATCGGCGGTCCGCGCAACTGGGATTACCGCTTTTGCTGGCTCCGTGATGCGACCTTCACGCTATACGCACTTCTTACATCTGGCTATGTCGATGAAGCTCGCGAATGGCGCGAGTGGCTACTCCGCGCGATCGCCGGCGACCCGAAAGACATGCAGATAATGTATGGGCTCGCGGGCGAACGCACGCTGCCCGAGTTTGAAATTCCGTGGCTGACTGGCTATGAGGGCAGCCGTCCAGTGCGTATTGGCAACGCGGCGCATCTACAGTTTCAATTGGATGTTTACGGCGAAGTGATGGATGCGCTGTATGTATCGCGCGGCGCCGGAATCCGTGAAAACGAGGAGGCGTGGCGGTTGCAAAGGGAGTTGATGGATTTCCTCGAAACCGGCTGGAAGCAGCCGGACGAAGGAATCTGGGAGGTGCGCGGACCGCGCCAGCATTTTACCCATTCGAAGGTGATGGCGTGGCTGGCGGTGGATCGCGCAGTGAAGGAGATCGAGAAATTTCACGCGCACGGACCGGTCGCGCGATGGCGCGCGTTACGCTCCGAGATTCACGACGATGTATGCCGCCGCGGATTCGATGCGGAGCGAAATTCATTCGTCCAGCATTATGGTTCGAAGAACCTCGACGCGTCGCTGCTGATGATTCCGCTGGTCGGATTTCTGCCGCCGGGCGATTTCCGCGTACAGGGAACGCTCGAAGCGATTCAACGCGAGTTGCTCAACGATGGACTGGTCAAACGATACTCCACCAGCACCGGCGTGGATGGGTTGCCGCCGGGAGAGGGCGCCTTTCTGCCCTGCACCTTCTGGTACGCCGACAACCTGGCGGTCGCGGGACGGTATCGCGAAGCGCGCGAGGTCTTCGAACGGCTGCTATCGCTCAGAAATGACGTGGGCTTGCTGGCTGAGGAGTACGACTTCCGGGCACAGCGGCAAGTGGGCAATTTTCCGCAGGCGTTCACCCACGTCTCGCTGATCAACACCGCGCACAATCTGACGCGCTTGCAGGGACCGGCGATGCATCGCTCGCAGGAGCCGGCGATCGCTTCTACAAACGAATCACATCCGAGCGATCGCCGGTAA
- a CDS encoding glycosyltransferase — MSVFSAPQFARTLEIPQVLIAPSIDPLSDKNRELGTGQIEDILQQLGIHSDKPMVTQISRFDRLKDPVGVLEAWRIARRRVDCQLVLAGGGATDDPEGAVVLREVREKASDDPDVHILDLPPTANIEINAIQRASTVIIQKSLKEGFGLTVSEALWKSKPVIAGSVGEIPLQITHKYSGILTHTVEGTAFWIKQLLSAPEFAQSLGANGHNHVRNNFLRTRHMRDYLLAFSYLTGDRSDVIRL, encoded by the coding sequence TTGAGCGTTTTCTCGGCGCCGCAATTCGCCCGCACGCTCGAGATACCGCAAGTCCTGATCGCGCCGTCGATCGATCCGCTTTCCGACAAGAATCGCGAACTGGGCACGGGACAGATCGAAGACATCCTGCAGCAACTCGGCATCCACAGCGACAAGCCGATGGTCACGCAGATATCGCGCTTCGATCGGCTGAAGGACCCGGTCGGCGTGCTGGAAGCATGGCGGATCGCGCGCCGCCGCGTCGATTGCCAGTTGGTGCTGGCGGGCGGCGGCGCGACCGACGATCCGGAAGGGGCCGTGGTGCTGCGCGAGGTGCGCGAAAAGGCCAGCGACGACCCGGACGTGCACATCCTGGATTTGCCGCCGACCGCGAATATCGAGATCAACGCCATCCAGCGCGCTTCAACCGTGATTATCCAGAAATCCCTGAAGGAAGGATTCGGACTCACCGTGTCGGAAGCGCTTTGGAAATCCAAACCTGTAATCGCCGGCTCGGTCGGCGAAATACCACTTCAGATTACTCACAAGTATTCCGGAATACTCACTCACACGGTCGAGGGAACTGCATTCTGGATTAAGCAGTTGCTATCGGCGCCGGAATTCGCGCAGTCGTTGGGAGCGAACGGGCACAATCACGTGCGAAATAACTTTTTACGCACCCGGCACATGCGCGATTACTTACTTGCATTTTCATATCTTACCGGCGATCGCTCGGATGTGATTCGTTTGTAG
- a CDS encoding extracellular solute-binding protein, with protein sequence MKALAGSSARARCRAILCILATLAAGCGGPESTSTRLNIALAVFPAEAARYRSFVADFESRHRVRINIIAQGYGDILQAMRVQAGARGNLDLVELDLAMLAEAHNYAQPIDDQVSAPERALFTNAAWAAAQSGGHLYFVPHRLMWQAMIYNRQKVPTPPSTWDELAQFARNNPGKLAIKAARYEGAVCDALAFVWSAGGDECHPESPASLRAFDFFKSIAPNLNNESAVFREMSVLEAQARGSVWIHFNWPFAIDYLHDKGLAPEVDLSAPIPAGPAGRATPLGGGYLAIPRFAPHTKLASEFIQYLLTSEAQARLSEKMGWYGSVPPAPGSEDARLYAGYSAMRPYVRARPAIECYADLSDDWRRAIRAVLVDDRTAAQAVGDAFGNRRGGSRCDCAEMR encoded by the coding sequence ATGAAGGCCTTGGCAGGAAGTTCAGCACGAGCGCGTTGCCGTGCAATTTTATGCATACTAGCAACACTCGCGGCTGGATGCGGCGGGCCCGAATCGACAAGCACTCGGCTCAATATTGCACTTGCGGTTTTTCCGGCTGAAGCTGCGCGCTATAGGTCGTTCGTAGCTGATTTCGAATCGCGGCATCGCGTTCGAATCAACATCATCGCCCAAGGCTATGGCGATATCTTGCAGGCGATGAGAGTGCAGGCAGGAGCGCGCGGCAATCTCGACCTGGTCGAACTCGACCTGGCGATGCTCGCCGAGGCTCACAACTATGCACAGCCGATCGACGATCAGGTCTCGGCGCCGGAGCGGGCCCTGTTCACGAACGCGGCCTGGGCGGCGGCGCAATCAGGCGGTCATCTATACTTTGTCCCTCATCGCTTGATGTGGCAGGCGATGATTTACAATCGTCAAAAGGTTCCTACACCGCCATCAACGTGGGACGAGCTGGCGCAATTTGCGCGCAACAATCCTGGTAAGCTGGCGATCAAGGCGGCGCGCTATGAAGGAGCAGTCTGCGATGCGCTTGCGTTTGTGTGGTCGGCCGGCGGCGACGAATGTCATCCGGAGTCGCCAGCCTCTTTGCGCGCGTTCGATTTTTTCAAGAGCATCGCCCCGAATTTGAACAACGAGTCCGCGGTGTTTCGCGAGATGTCGGTACTGGAGGCGCAGGCGCGCGGTTCGGTGTGGATTCACTTCAATTGGCCATTCGCAATTGACTATTTGCACGACAAGGGTTTGGCCCCCGAAGTTGATTTGAGCGCGCCGATCCCCGCCGGTCCCGCAGGGCGGGCGACTCCGCTCGGTGGCGGGTATCTGGCTATTCCACGTTTCGCTCCACACACGAAACTGGCATCCGAGTTCATACAGTATCTGCTCACTTCGGAAGCTCAAGCGAGGCTGAGTGAGAAAATGGGATGGTACGGCTCCGTGCCTCCGGCTCCGGGCAGCGAGGACGCGAGACTCTATGCGGGCTACTCCGCGATGCGTCCATACGTGCGGGCGCGCCCGGCGATCGAGTGCTACGCGGACCTTAGCGACGATTGGCGGCGCGCGATTCGTGCTGTGCTGGTCGACGATCGCACTGCGGCACAGGCGGTTGGTGATGCTTTCGGTAATCGCCGTGGCGGAAGCCGATGCGATTGCGCGGAGATGCGATAG
- a CDS encoding carbohydrate ABC transporter permease, whose amino-acid sequence MLIPFGSLIIELVFGLAMALMLSSRPERSAILEIAAILPFAMPEIVILTLARYIFMPRGYLNGAIDLLGWHPLPWLSPRSSMAMFTVMLVDAWHVTPIVMLMLLAGLQTIPHELYEAARLDGARTLQTFRFVTLPLLAPAIVGAIALRGIDALRIFSTALILSGPEGVPVLSTYAYSLWSDAQQQNRAMAAAVVLALLVATMGVGGIALLRRKPAYTEGASA is encoded by the coding sequence ATGCTAATCCCCTTCGGGAGCCTGATTATCGAATTAGTATTTGGACTTGCTATGGCTCTGATGCTTTCCTCGCGGCCGGAGAGATCAGCGATATTGGAAATCGCAGCGATTCTGCCCTTCGCGATGCCTGAAATAGTGATACTCACGCTGGCGCGCTACATCTTTATGCCGCGCGGCTATCTAAATGGAGCGATCGACTTGTTGGGCTGGCATCCTTTACCGTGGCTCAGCCCGCGGAGCTCGATGGCGATGTTCACCGTGATGCTGGTGGACGCGTGGCACGTCACTCCGATCGTAATGCTGATGCTGCTCGCGGGCTTGCAGACCATACCGCACGAACTATACGAGGCAGCGCGCCTGGACGGCGCGAGAACGTTGCAGACTTTCAGGTTCGTCACACTGCCATTGCTGGCGCCAGCGATCGTCGGCGCTATAGCGCTCCGCGGAATCGACGCGCTCAGAATCTTTTCGACGGCGCTGATACTTAGCGGCCCGGAAGGCGTTCCGGTGTTGTCGACTTATGCATACAGCCTCTGGAGCGACGCCCAGCAACAGAATCGGGCAATGGCGGCGGCCGTCGTGTTGGCGCTATTGGTTGCGACTATGGGTGTCGGCGGAATTGCGCTACTGCGCCGAAAGCCCGCTTATACTGAAGGAGCCTCCGCTTGA
- a CDS encoding carbohydrate ABC transporter permease — protein sequence MKASVEPQPGNAILAGLGAVLSGFVIAGAAVPLYLLAKQSISPELETFAWPPSWLPHRATLAHFAAIFAVTELRDGVIRSLLVAVATGIAATAFGAMLAYSMTRGGLGRRAGFATLSGVRLLPMITVAIPLGMILSALGLSDSPSAMGLAAVHTAIAIPTAALTLYAAFMAIPVEVEEAAWMDGASPLRIFLSIDLPMVRGSLATAFILCFILSWDEFGFALLLQQTNRTLPPLLYYYTVFGNVGPASALALLMLLPAIALIVALGSTLRDTLMSSGYR from the coding sequence TTGAAGGCGAGCGTAGAACCCCAGCCCGGGAATGCGATCCTGGCGGGCCTTGGAGCCGTGCTCAGCGGCTTCGTGATTGCGGGCGCCGCGGTGCCTCTTTATCTTCTTGCAAAGCAATCGATCAGTCCTGAATTGGAGACGTTCGCATGGCCGCCGTCGTGGCTGCCTCATCGTGCAACGCTTGCGCATTTCGCCGCGATTTTCGCGGTTACGGAGCTCCGAGACGGCGTCATACGAAGCTTGCTGGTGGCTGTAGCGACGGGCATTGCCGCTACCGCGTTCGGTGCGATGCTTGCCTATTCGATGACGCGCGGCGGGTTAGGGCGTCGAGCAGGGTTCGCCACACTTAGCGGTGTGCGCCTCCTGCCGATGATCACGGTCGCGATACCACTCGGAATGATCCTATCCGCGCTCGGACTCAGCGACTCTCCCAGTGCGATGGGACTCGCGGCAGTGCATACGGCGATAGCTATCCCTACCGCGGCACTCACGCTGTACGCAGCCTTTATGGCGATTCCGGTGGAGGTCGAAGAAGCGGCCTGGATGGATGGCGCATCACCGCTGCGCATATTCCTTTCGATCGATTTGCCGATGGTGCGCGGGTCATTGGCGACGGCCTTTATACTCTGCTTCATCTTAAGCTGGGACGAATTTGGATTTGCGTTGCTACTTCAGCAGACCAATCGCACGCTGCCGCCATTGCTTTACTACTACACTGTGTTCGGAAACGTTGGCCCCGCAAGCGCGCTCGCACTGCTGATGCTGTTACCTGCGATAGCCCTTATTGTTGCACTAGGATCGACTCTGCGCGACACCTTGATGTCGAGCGGCTATCGCTGA
- a CDS encoding ABC transporter ATP-binding protein, with protein MAQLVVRDLTRRFDSGGGISNISLTVEKGQFLVLLGPSGCGKSTLLRLIAGLEVPDSGEIEIDGVNRLQKGSHRDAVAMVFQNLALYPHMTAFQNIAFPLQLRRTPHDEMERRVRESASKAGLALDLNRFPRELSGGERQRVALARALVREPQIVLMDEALASLDAQLRLSLRSELKEFQRRTGRTFVYVTHDQAEALALADILAVMRAGTIEQIGRPEDVFTKPATEFVARFLGSPPMNLFPATVEAGGVRIADAHIPALIAKNSLDPVLVGIRPDDFRLEGGAESIGIEVVVEAIEYSGTGFLLHARWGESSVTAIVPKRFETGSQLKLHVSRHCLHFFDVTNGTRLSI; from the coding sequence ATGGCGCAACTGGTTGTCCGCGATCTTACTCGCAGGTTTGATTCTGGCGGCGGGATTTCCAATATCTCGCTTACGGTCGAGAAAGGACAGTTCCTCGTCTTACTTGGCCCTTCAGGCTGTGGCAAGAGCACCTTGCTGCGATTGATAGCGGGACTCGAAGTTCCAGATAGCGGTGAGATCGAAATCGACGGCGTTAACCGGCTTCAGAAAGGATCTCATAGAGACGCAGTTGCGATGGTGTTTCAGAATCTCGCACTCTATCCGCACATGACAGCGTTTCAGAATATCGCGTTTCCGCTGCAACTCAGGCGCACGCCGCATGATGAAATGGAGCGGCGCGTGCGCGAGTCAGCATCAAAGGCCGGGCTGGCGCTCGATCTCAATCGATTTCCGAGAGAGCTCTCAGGCGGCGAGCGGCAACGCGTGGCGCTGGCGCGCGCGCTGGTTCGCGAACCACAGATTGTGCTGATGGACGAGGCGCTCGCGAGTCTCGATGCGCAGTTGCGCCTGTCCCTAAGGAGTGAGTTGAAGGAGTTCCAGCGCCGCACCGGCCGCACGTTCGTATACGTAACGCACGATCAAGCCGAGGCGCTCGCTTTAGCAGACATCCTGGCGGTGATGCGCGCCGGAACGATCGAGCAGATAGGCCGCCCCGAAGATGTCTTCACCAAGCCCGCAACTGAGTTCGTCGCCAGGTTTCTCGGTAGCCCGCCGATGAATCTGTTTCCGGCGACGGTTGAAGCCGGCGGCGTGCGTATCGCCGACGCTCATATTCCTGCCCTGATTGCGAAGAATTCACTCGACCCGGTTCTGGTGGGAATTCGACCCGATGACTTTCGCCTCGAGGGAGGCGCCGAATCAATCGGGATCGAGGTCGTAGTCGAAGCAATCGAGTATTCAGGCACTGGTTTTCTGCTCCATGCGCGGTGGGGCGAGTCATCAGTGACCGCAATTGTCCCAAAGCGCTTTGAGACAGGCTCTCAATTGAAATTGCACGTCTCACGGCATTGCCTGCATTTCTTTGATGTGACGAATGGAACTCGACTTAGCATCTAG